One window of Ignavibacteriota bacterium genomic DNA carries:
- a CDS encoding TonB-dependent receptor — translation MRTVLVTCLIAVLCGTAAVHGGTTGKIAGKVTDARTGEPLIGVNVLVVGMTLGASSDVEGEYYILNVPPGTYTIKASSVGYAPMTVNAVRVTVDQTTRIPFQLGSQTVEMGDVLITAERPIVQKDLTSTTSSVSGDEIAALPLEDVASVVNLQAGVVDGHFRGGRSNEVKYLIDGVAVNDVFSGGYTMQAEVNSIAEVQVLSGTFNAEYGEAMSGIVNQVTKIAGERYTGEASGYIGGYMSNRTDLFTGRAAKKFLGFLPDLYSTVYNVQASLSGPLPVLPELFSFFASGRSLDDHGSIYGTRQFNPSDSSNFSANDPAAWHIGNTGDGTAVAMNSSRRLTLQAKLQAQVGSGKGIVLQGLYQQNTYREYDHAFRLNPDGDYERHQTSVLVSGGYTHVFGGSSFLDATGSVYVSDYKQYVFENPYDARYVNPERLQDAGGNSFLTGGTANWHFKHTTTTATGRLDFTSQLTAVHQFKMGVEAQLHTLKYEDFQIRIDATTGYRPQLPPVGSFDFNAYTNHPKQFAAYIQDKIELEYLVVNAGLRFDYFEPDGMTLVNADSIASLDTMQPPYSGPLFAKAKAKFQISPRFGISYPITDRGAVHLSYGHFFQIPAFSYLYKNPSFRIPLTGNYPEFVGNTIGNADLEPQRTTMYEIGLQQEIAPAIGVTLTGYYKDIRNLLGLEIHTKNDFKKYGKYVNRNYGSVRGITVSFEKRLTDGFGANVDYTYQIARGDASDPSDDYNKAQASPPIESNRAFVPLSWDRRHSLNATLTMGTPGDFIASVIARFGSGLPYTPSLVNQRTGLENSDNRPAILSVDLYGTKEFELDGLVLSVFVKVYNVFDTANELNVFGDTGRAGYTLELTRAQEAPRGANTLAQYYTRPDFYSAPRQVVVGASVGF, via the coding sequence ATGAGGACTGTCCTAGTAACCTGCCTGATCGCCGTCCTGTGTGGGACCGCGGCTGTCCATGGCGGAACGACAGGGAAGATCGCGGGGAAGGTCACGGATGCCCGGACCGGTGAGCCACTCATCGGTGTGAATGTGCTTGTTGTCGGCATGACGCTCGGGGCAAGTTCGGACGTTGAAGGTGAATACTATATCCTCAATGTCCCTCCCGGCACCTACACCATCAAAGCGTCGTCCGTGGGGTATGCCCCCATGACCGTGAACGCGGTGAGGGTGACCGTCGACCAGACCACGCGCATCCCGTTCCAGCTCGGTTCCCAGACGGTGGAGATGGGCGATGTGCTCATTACCGCCGAACGTCCCATCGTGCAGAAGGACCTGACCTCCACGACCTCATCGGTGAGCGGCGACGAGATCGCTGCGCTGCCGCTGGAGGATGTGGCATCGGTCGTGAATCTGCAGGCCGGTGTGGTGGACGGGCATTTCCGGGGCGGTCGATCCAATGAAGTGAAGTATCTCATCGATGGTGTGGCGGTGAACGATGTGTTCTCCGGCGGGTACACCATGCAGGCCGAAGTGAACAGCATCGCGGAAGTGCAGGTGTTGAGCGGCACATTCAATGCCGAATATGGCGAGGCCATGTCCGGTATCGTGAACCAGGTGACAAAGATCGCGGGCGAACGGTATACCGGTGAGGCTTCCGGCTACATCGGTGGATATATGAGCAACAGGACGGACCTGTTCACCGGTCGAGCGGCAAAGAAGTTCCTCGGGTTCCTGCCCGACCTCTATTCTACGGTGTACAACGTGCAGGCGAGCCTGAGCGGTCCTCTTCCGGTGTTGCCCGAGCTTTTCAGCTTCTTCGCTTCGGGGCGTTCTCTGGATGACCACGGTTCGATCTATGGCACGCGGCAATTCAATCCCTCCGATTCCTCCAATTTCTCCGCCAACGATCCCGCCGCATGGCATATCGGGAACACCGGCGATGGCACCGCGGTCGCGATGAATTCCTCGCGCCGCCTCACGCTGCAAGCCAAGCTGCAGGCGCAAGTAGGAAGCGGGAAGGGGATCGTCCTCCAGGGGTTGTATCAGCAGAATACCTACCGCGAATACGACCATGCGTTCCGGCTGAACCCGGACGGCGATTACGAGCGGCACCAGACAAGCGTTCTGGTGAGCGGCGGCTACACCCATGTGTTCGGCGGATCGTCGTTCCTGGACGCCACGGGGTCGGTCTATGTCAGCGATTACAAGCAATACGTCTTTGAGAACCCGTACGACGCACGCTATGTGAACCCCGAGCGGCTGCAGGATGCAGGTGGGAACTCGTTCCTGACCGGGGGGACGGCCAACTGGCATTTCAAGCACACCACCACCACGGCAACGGGACGTCTCGACTTCACCTCGCAGCTCACTGCGGTGCATCAGTTCAAGATGGGAGTGGAAGCACAGTTGCACACGCTGAAGTATGAAGACTTCCAGATCCGCATCGATGCGACCACCGGCTACCGGCCGCAACTGCCCCCGGTGGGGAGCTTCGACTTCAATGCGTACACGAACCACCCGAAGCAGTTCGCCGCCTACATCCAGGACAAGATCGAATTGGAGTACCTGGTGGTGAACGCCGGGCTGCGGTTCGATTACTTCGAGCCCGACGGGATGACGCTGGTGAATGCGGACAGTATCGCGTCTCTGGACACCATGCAGCCGCCGTACTCCGGTCCGCTCTTCGCAAAGGCAAAGGCCAAGTTCCAGATCAGCCCGCGCTTCGGCATCTCGTATCCGATCACCGACCGGGGCGCCGTGCATCTTTCCTATGGCCATTTCTTCCAGATCCCGGCCTTCTCGTACCTGTACAAGAATCCCAGTTTCCGCATCCCGCTCACAGGCAACTATCCCGAGTTCGTCGGGAACACGATCGGGAATGCGGACCTCGAGCCGCAGCGCACCACGATGTATGAGATCGGCCTCCAGCAGGAGATCGCTCCGGCCATCGGTGTGACGTTGACCGGCTACTACAAGGACATCAGGAACCTGCTGGGCCTGGAGATCCACACCAAGAATGATTTCAAGAAGTACGGGAAGTACGTGAACCGGAACTACGGCTCCGTCCGCGGCATCACGGTCTCCTTTGAGAAGCGGCTCACCGATGGGTTCGGTGCCAACGTCGACTATACCTATCAGATCGCCCGTGGCGACGCATCGGACCCAAGCGACGACTACAACAAGGCGCAGGCGAGTCCGCCCATCGAGAGCAACCGGGCCTTCGTGCCGTTAAGCTGGGACCGCAGGCATTCGTTGAACGCCACGCTCACGATGGGGACGCCGGGGGACTTCATCGCGAGCGTCATTGCCCGCTTCGGTTCGGGGTTGCCGTACACGCCGTCGCTGGTGAACCAGCGCACGGGATTGGAGAACTCCGACAACCGTCCGGCGATCCTCAGCGTGGATCTGTACGGCACCAAAGAGTTCGAGCTCGACGGGCTTGTGCTGTCGGTCTTTGTGAAGGTCTACAACGTGTTCGACACGGCCAACGAGCTGAACGTCTTCGGCGACACCGGCCGTGCCGGCTATACGCTCGAGTTGACCCGGGCGCAGGAGGCACCGCGCGGTGCCAACACCCTCGCGCAATACTATACGCGCCCTGATTTCTATTCCGCACCGCGGCAGGTGGTTGTCGGTGCTTCCGTAGGTTTCTGA